A segment of the Nostoc sp. TCL26-01 genome:
AATTTTTAAGGGCAGAATCGGTAACTTAATGGTTGGTGGCGAAGATACAGAAGCCTTGCTACACATCTACAAAGCAGGCTGGGAAATTTGGTACAACCCCGCTATGCACATTGCTCATAAAATTCCCCATTGGCGATTTGAAAAAAAATATTTGCTGAATATAGCCCGTGGTTGTGGACTATGTATTTTCCAACTCAGACTAATTAATGCTAAGAAATGGCAGTCCCCAGTAATTTTACTAAAAACTATTTTTGGTAATCTGCGGAGAATACTGCATCATATTATTAAATATAAAAACAATTTACCTAATGATATAGCGGCACTTGTCGAATTTAATTTCTATTTAGGCAGTCTACTAAGTCCTTTCTACTTACTTGTATTCTATTTCCATAATTTAAGTAAAACTTCTGAAGCTACTAGCCAAAATATCGAATAAGTTGAAATTAGCTAACCATTCATAAAATAGACATCTCCGAATATGAATGTAGTATTAGAGACGTTGCACTGCAACGTCTCTAATACAAGTATTTTGGGCAATGCAGAATTAAATTCGGTCGATGTCTAATTATCGGTTGATTTAAATTATTCAACCGAGGCATTAGAGTATTCTTCATTCAACATATTGAATGAGGGATTCTTGTCAATTTTTAGTGACTAAAAATCTAAAAATAAACAATGAATGAACTAAATTCAACTTTACCACTAATCTCTGTAATTATACCAGCTTATAATTGCGAAAAAACTATCAAAGCCACAATAAATTCTGTTTTACAGCAAACTTTTGTAAATTTTGAATTAATTGTCATTAATGATGGTTCTCAGGACTCAACTGTAGACGTTATTGCTAAAATTCAAGACCCCCGACTCAAAGTATTTTCTTTTGAAAATGCAGGCGGAAATGTGAGTCGGAATCGGGGATTAAATTTGGCGGTAGGTAACTTCATCAGCTTTTTGGATGCCGATGATATCTGGACATCAGATAAATTGGAATCTCAGTTGACAGCATTAAAGAAAAACCCAGAAGCGAAAGTTGCTTATAGCTGGACTAACTACATTGATGAAGATGGTAACTTTTTAGTGGCGGGGACACATACAACTGTCAATGGCAATGTCTACGCAGATTTACTAGTTAACAACTTTTTAGAAAATGGTTCCAACCCTTTAATTTCTAGAGAAGCTTTAATAGAATTGGGTGGTTTTGATGAATCTCTCAAGGCTGCTCAAGATTGGGATATGTGGTTGCGATTAGCTGCACATAATTCTTTTGTTGCTGTGCCTGTGGTACAAATATTGTATCGAGTTAGCGGTAATTCATTATCTTCCAATCTTGTCAGGCAAGAAAAAGCCTGTTTACAAGTACTTGAACGAGCTTATAGAGCAGCGCCTAATATAGGTAATCATATTTTGCATTTAAGCTTGGCTAACCTTTATAAATATCTAGCTTGTAAAGCTCTACAACAGCCATTTCAGAGAAAAAAAGGTGCAAATGCAGTCAAGTTCGTTTGGCACTACTTCCTTTATGATACTTCTAGATGGCAACGATTAAACTTAATCTTCAAGCTTTTTATCAAAGCTATGTTTATCATGATTTTGCCTGCGGATATATCTACAGTTTTACTTACTAAACCAAGAGTCAAAACTTTACAGCCACAGTTTTAACTAATATCTGGTAGTTAAAATTCTTCATTTATATATCAGGTGCATCGATTATATTTCGTTCATAGAAAAGATATCTTAAAAAATTGCTCTACTGACGGTTTTTCTATCCCGGAAATATTAGCAGTTCTTTTAATGATTGGTATACTAGCCGCTATAGGATTACCCAGTTGGTTGGCTTCTCTAGAAATTCAGCGTCTCAATAAAGCGCAAAATGAAGTTTACAATGCCATGCGGCAAGCCCAAAGCCAAGCCAGCAAGGAAAAATTGTCTTGGCAAGCTAGCTTTCGTGAGCAAAATGGTGTGGTTCAATGGGCTGTTCATCCGATGAGTGTGAATCCTGCTGCTGCATACTGGAATGACTTAGATGCGAATGTGCGTCTAGATGACGAAACAACTTTACAGCAGTCTAGCGGTGTCAGGCGCATCCAGTTTGATTATCAAGGTAATGTCAGACAACCACCTTTAGGAAGGATTACTTTATCTGGTAAATATGGTGGCAAGGTCAAGCGTTGTGTGTATGTTTCCACTATTTTAGGAGCCGTACGTACAGCAAAGGAGCGTAGTACAGCTAATAGTGGGGGTGATTATTGTTATTAGGCAATAGTCAATGGTCAATGGTCAATAGTCATTATTTCTTCATTTTGAATTTTGAATTTTGAATTGATCCTCACTCCCTCACTCCCTCACTCAGCACGGGCTAAACGCCCCGCTTCCGCTAACAGCACTCACTACTCCTTAATCAAATCAGATTGCTATAGTGAGTGTGATAATTAACTAAATTAAGCAGGATTTGTGTGCTGAAATCACTACAGGTTAATAGACAGCACTTAATTGTTTTTACGCGCTATCCAGAACCGGGGAAGACAAAAACTAGATTAATACCTACTTTGGGTGGTGTTGGGGCTGCTGATTTGCAACGGCGGATGACTGAACATACCCTGATGCAAGTTAAAGAACTGCAAACAAAAGTTAGGGTATCTTCAGAAGTGAGGTTTGTGGGCGGAAATTTGCAACTAATGCAAGAGTGGTTGGGATTTGACTTAGTATACCAATCCCAAGGTGAAGGGGATCTGGGTTTACGGATGGCGCGATCGCTTAATGATGCGTTTCAAAATCATGCAGAACAAGTGGTTATAATAGGTACAGACTGCCCAGGTGCAAATTCTCTGATTCTGGCTCAAGCTTTTGCACGAATGTCAAGTGTTGATTTAGTCATTGGCCCGGCGATTGATGGTGGTTATTACTTAATTGGTTTGCGCCGCTTTATCTCAGAATTATTTGTAAATATTGACTGGGGAACCTCGCAAGTATTACAACAGACTGTAGATATTGCTACTCAACTTAATATCTCATCTATGTATTTGCCTATTTTGTCTGATGTTGATAGACCAGAGGATTTACTGATTTGGCAAAGAGTCTGGGAGACACTACCATTAAAATCATACTTGCGAGGGGATGGGGATTTTGGTAATGGATAACACTTTAGCCTCTATTTTCCTGACAGTTAAAATGATATAAGTAAAATTATGATTTTCTTGTATTGAAAAACACTAAAACTTTTCTGGCGACACCTCAGAGAACCAATGCTACCGTAGTATAGTTTCAAACCCAGGGGGAAAATTTTTGTAACATGATGGCATTGACTTTTTTGTGAGCCACATGGGTAGATTCATACAACAAGCAGTGTTACGGGAACAATATTCAAGTAACTTTAAATAGGACAATCACTCGAATTTAGTAAAAGTCTGGAAAACTATGGTTAACCGCTTTGCCTCTGTAAATGCTGCCCTCATACTCAAAATTGTGGGTATCGTTTTAATTGTCTCGTTTTTACTCGATTTCCTGATTCTGTTATTGCCATTTCAACCCACAGATAGGTTATGGCAAATCAATCTAGCAACAGCACTTGTTGACAGGGGTATTGTGCCTTTGGTGGGAATAGGCGCATTATTTACTGGATACTGGATAGAAAGTGTTGGCGATAGCGATCGCTCGACAGGTTTTGATTTAAGATTCCCAGTATTGATACTTGCCAGTATCTTAGGGTTGATATTCTTGCTGATTTTTCCCTTACATCTCAATAATGTCCGCCAAGCTAGTGTACAAGCTGTCAACCAAATCAATCAAGAAGCACAAAACGCAGAAAATCAACTGCAAAGCCAGCTATCTCAATTTCAAGCTCAATTGAATAACGAGCAAGGAAAAGCCCAGTTAGAACAATTACGTAACCAAGCTAAAGCACAGTTTA
Coding sequences within it:
- a CDS encoding glycosyltransferase, giving the protein MNELNSTLPLISVIIPAYNCEKTIKATINSVLQQTFVNFELIVINDGSQDSTVDVIAKIQDPRLKVFSFENAGGNVSRNRGLNLAVGNFISFLDADDIWTSDKLESQLTALKKNPEAKVAYSWTNYIDEDGNFLVAGTHTTVNGNVYADLLVNNFLENGSNPLISREALIELGGFDESLKAAQDWDMWLRLAAHNSFVAVPVVQILYRVSGNSLSSNLVRQEKACLQVLERAYRAAPNIGNHILHLSLANLYKYLACKALQQPFQRKKGANAVKFVWHYFLYDTSRWQRLNLIFKLFIKAMFIMILPADISTVLLTKPRVKTLQPQF
- a CDS encoding Tfp pilus assembly protein FimT/FimU; the protein is MLKNCSTDGFSIPEILAVLLMIGILAAIGLPSWLASLEIQRLNKAQNEVYNAMRQAQSQASKEKLSWQASFREQNGVVQWAVHPMSVNPAAAYWNDLDANVRLDDETTLQQSSGVRRIQFDYQGNVRQPPLGRITLSGKYGGKVKRCVYVSTILGAVRTAKERSTANSGGDYCY
- a CDS encoding TIGR04282 family arsenosugar biosynthesis glycosyltransferase, with amino-acid sequence MLKSLQVNRQHLIVFTRYPEPGKTKTRLIPTLGGVGAADLQRRMTEHTLMQVKELQTKVRVSSEVRFVGGNLQLMQEWLGFDLVYQSQGEGDLGLRMARSLNDAFQNHAEQVVIIGTDCPGANSLILAQAFARMSSVDLVIGPAIDGGYYLIGLRRFISELFVNIDWGTSQVLQQTVDIATQLNISSMYLPILSDVDRPEDLLIWQRVWETLPLKSYLRGDGDFGNG
- a CDS encoding HpsJ family protein yields the protein MVNRFASVNAALILKIVGIVLIVSFLLDFLILLLPFQPTDRLWQINLATALVDRGIVPLVGIGALFTGYWIESVGDSDRSTGFDLRFPVLILASILGLIFLLIFPLHLNNVRQASVQAVNQINQEAQNAENQLQSQLSQFQAQLNNEQGKAQLEQLRNQAKAQFTELLQNDQKYQQALNNPQLPAAQKELLKKFKANPQELDKFIAQQTDPQGLANQRLNQIRQRKEDAEKQAKDNAWKSGLRIGISSLILSIGYIIIGWSGLRGMGAFQGGGRTKKVPAR